The following proteins are co-located in the Hyalangium minutum genome:
- a CDS encoding hydroxymethylglutaryl-CoA synthase family protein — protein MKKLVGIEALAIAVPRRYVDIEDLARARGVDPAKYTSGLGAREMAVADPGEDSVALAATATAQLLRSNNVDPSRIGMLVVGTETGVDHSKPVASHVQGLLKLPRAMRVFDTQHACYGGTAGIMAATEWIASGAAAGRSAVVVCSDIARYGLNTAGEPTQGAGSVALLISEQPDLLAIDVGLNGSCSMDVYDFWRPLGRREAVVDGHYSIQCYLDALSGAYRGWRERALAHEVVRWGPSLPGDQLSRILYHVPFCKMARKAHTQLRLCDLEDAPNAPASTAEAREEQAKSAASYEAQVASSLGLNARIGNVYTASLYLALAGLLQGEGEKLAGQRIGLMSYGSGCAAEFFSGVVGEKAAKRMAQAGIESVMAGRERVSIAEYERIMNLPYEAPDQIAPAPGAFRLAEIKDHKRRYVEGAAS, from the coding sequence ATGAAGAAACTCGTCGGAATCGAAGCGCTGGCCATCGCAGTTCCCCGCCGCTACGTGGACATCGAGGACCTGGCGAGAGCCCGCGGTGTGGATCCCGCCAAGTACACCTCGGGGCTCGGCGCTCGGGAGATGGCCGTGGCGGATCCGGGCGAGGACTCGGTGGCGCTGGCGGCCACGGCCACAGCCCAGTTGCTGCGCTCCAACAACGTGGATCCGTCCCGCATCGGCATGCTGGTGGTGGGCACGGAGACGGGCGTGGACCACTCCAAGCCGGTGGCCTCCCACGTCCAGGGGCTCCTGAAGCTGCCTCGGGCGATGCGCGTCTTCGACACCCAGCACGCCTGCTACGGCGGCACCGCGGGCATCATGGCGGCGACGGAGTGGATCGCCTCGGGTGCGGCGGCTGGACGCTCGGCGGTGGTGGTGTGCTCGGACATCGCCCGCTACGGGCTGAACACCGCGGGCGAGCCCACCCAGGGCGCGGGCTCCGTGGCGCTGCTCATCTCCGAGCAGCCGGACCTGCTCGCCATCGATGTGGGGCTCAACGGCTCGTGCAGCATGGACGTGTATGACTTCTGGCGTCCGCTGGGCCGCCGGGAGGCCGTGGTGGACGGGCACTACTCCATCCAGTGCTACCTGGATGCGCTCTCGGGCGCGTACCGCGGCTGGCGCGAGCGCGCGCTGGCGCACGAGGTGGTGCGCTGGGGCCCGTCGCTGCCGGGCGATCAGCTCTCGCGCATCCTCTACCACGTGCCGTTCTGCAAGATGGCGCGCAAGGCCCATACGCAGCTGCGGCTGTGTGACTTGGAGGACGCGCCCAACGCGCCCGCCTCCACCGCCGAGGCCCGAGAGGAGCAGGCCAAGTCCGCCGCCAGCTACGAGGCGCAGGTGGCCTCCTCGCTGGGGCTCAACGCGCGCATCGGCAACGTGTACACCGCGTCGCTGTACCTGGCGCTGGCGGGGCTGCTGCAAGGCGAGGGCGAGAAGCTGGCCGGGCAGCGCATCGGCCTGATGTCCTACGGCAGCGGCTGCGCGGCGGAGTTCTTCTCCGGCGTGGTGGGCGAGAAGGCCGCGAAGCGCATGGCGCAGGCGGGCATCGAGTCGGTGATGGCCGGCCGCGAGCGCGTCTCCATCGCCGAGTACGAGCGCATCATGAACCTGCCCTACGAGGCGCCCGATCAGATCGCTCCGGCTCCGGGGGCGTTCCGCCTCGCGGAGATCAAGGACCACAAGCGCCGCTACGTCGAGGGCGCGGCGAGCTGA
- a CDS encoding DUF1338 domain-containing protein, giving the protein MSSTAMRLLGLLWDRYAAEVPYARTFVQLSGGIFRNDHVALRTLARPGGGIATFERVFERFGWKRAGEYSFPDTHLEAIYMAHPDGLPRVFISELRAERLSARAQQLLSTLPEAPPAPEPVEALAEWFSAPPAPQESSLLELEKESQYGAWLLAFGRKVNHFTGSVDDVEVWQRKMREAGVPMKADIEGAPGTALRQTATHAATVPVTLAAGGTRPWPYAYFEIAQRAPHFDGFLGPQARALFDMTKRGTV; this is encoded by the coding sequence ATGAGCTCTACCGCCATGCGCCTGTTGGGCTTGCTGTGGGATCGCTACGCCGCCGAAGTGCCGTACGCACGGACCTTCGTGCAGCTGTCCGGAGGGATCTTCCGCAATGACCACGTGGCGCTGCGCACGCTGGCGCGGCCCGGTGGAGGCATCGCGACGTTCGAGCGCGTCTTCGAGCGCTTCGGCTGGAAGCGCGCGGGCGAGTACTCCTTCCCGGACACGCATCTGGAGGCCATCTACATGGCCCACCCGGACGGGCTGCCGCGCGTCTTCATCTCCGAGCTGAGGGCCGAGCGGCTCTCCGCGCGCGCTCAGCAACTGCTCTCCACGCTGCCCGAGGCTCCGCCAGCGCCCGAGCCCGTGGAGGCACTGGCCGAGTGGTTCTCCGCGCCGCCAGCGCCGCAGGAGTCCTCGCTGCTGGAGCTGGAGAAGGAGTCTCAGTACGGCGCGTGGCTGCTGGCCTTCGGGCGGAAGGTGAACCACTTCACGGGCTCGGTGGATGACGTGGAGGTGTGGCAGCGGAAGATGCGCGAGGCAGGCGTGCCCATGAAGGCGGACATTGAGGGCGCTCCGGGTACCGCGCTGCGGCAGACGGCGACGCACGCGGCGACGGTGCCCGTGACGCTCGCGGCAGGCGGCACGCGCCCGTGGCCCTACGCCTACTTCGAGATTGCCCAACGTGCGCCGCACTTCGACGGCTTCCTGGGCCCGCAGGCCCGAGCCCTCTTCGACATGACGAAGCGCGGCACAGTCTGA
- a CDS encoding GNAT family N-acetyltransferase, producing the protein MMNAAFLPKPVETPEELERSVATAARHLAFNKAGWLYIACDEWLPPNVKEAAPAIFAAHGMGRAMNAQGMVAEQLAPLTRPLPPVEVHRATEAEAIRHMADINAYAYGSPLEDAREAVVQPAIFANECRGYVGYVEGRAVSVTSVTNVDGVAYVGFVATLAEYRRRGYAEAVMRYGLEMAKKDWGIDRTVLHATDAGHPVYLRMGYRDTTNFGMYLPLPPGK; encoded by the coding sequence ATGATGAACGCGGCCTTCCTCCCGAAGCCCGTGGAGACGCCGGAGGAGCTGGAGCGCTCCGTGGCCACCGCAGCGCGTCATCTGGCCTTCAACAAGGCCGGGTGGCTCTATATCGCGTGCGATGAGTGGCTGCCCCCGAACGTGAAGGAGGCGGCGCCCGCCATCTTCGCGGCACACGGGATGGGACGGGCCATGAACGCCCAGGGCATGGTGGCCGAGCAGCTCGCGCCTCTCACCCGGCCCCTGCCTCCCGTCGAGGTCCACCGGGCCACCGAGGCGGAGGCCATCCGCCACATGGCGGACATCAACGCCTACGCCTACGGCTCGCCGCTGGAGGACGCGCGAGAGGCGGTCGTTCAACCCGCCATCTTCGCGAACGAGTGCCGTGGCTACGTGGGCTACGTGGAGGGCAGGGCGGTCTCGGTGACGTCCGTCACCAACGTCGACGGCGTTGCCTACGTGGGCTTCGTGGCCACGCTCGCGGAGTACCGGCGGCGCGGCTACGCCGAGGCCGTCATGCGCTACGGCCTGGAGATGGCCAAGAAGGACTGGGGTATCGATCGCACGGTGCTCCACGCCACCGACGCGGGCCACCCCGTGTACCTGCGCATGGGCTACCGGGACACCACCAACTTCGGGATGTACCTGCCCCTGCCGCCGGGGAAGTGA
- a CDS encoding macro domain-containing protein encodes MVRVVEGDLLDQRVDAIVNAWNRNILPWWLLLPQGVSGAIKRRAGYQPFRELRRVGPMPLGTAVVTSAGRLPYQGIIHVAGINLLWRASEQSIRDSVTNALARAREHGFRSVAFPVIGAGSGGFNEARALEVMRSALEAGAGGLEVTVVRFHRK; translated from the coding sequence ATGGTGCGAGTCGTCGAGGGAGATCTGCTGGACCAGCGCGTGGACGCCATCGTCAACGCGTGGAACCGGAACATCCTCCCGTGGTGGCTGCTGCTGCCGCAGGGCGTGTCGGGTGCCATCAAGCGCCGCGCGGGCTACCAGCCGTTCCGCGAGCTGCGGCGCGTGGGGCCCATGCCGCTGGGCACGGCGGTGGTCACCTCCGCGGGGCGGCTGCCGTACCAGGGCATCATCCACGTGGCCGGCATCAACCTGCTGTGGCGCGCATCGGAGCAGTCCATCCGGGACTCGGTGACGAACGCGCTCGCGAGGGCGAGGGAGCACGGTTTCCGCTCGGTGGCATTCCCCGTCATCGGCGCGGGCAGCGGCGGCTTCAACGAGGCGCGGGCGCTCGAGGTGATGCGCTCGGCGCTGGAGGCCGGGGCGGGCGGCCTGGAGGTGACGGTGGTGCGTTTTCACCGGAAGTGA
- a CDS encoding CoA transferase subunit A, protein MSAGRWRPLSEAVASIPEGSWLATGGFMLGRAPMALVLELIAQGKRGLQLISLPNPLPAEFLVAGGCLARVELPFGALHLEGRVRPMPCLKRAIEQGTLAWREHDGYRIVQRLRAASMGVPFLPAPDADVSELAEAEPLRTVVDPFSGQTVPVEPAFYPDVALVHARAADERGNLFIEDPTTDLLVAGAARRVVATAEERVPRLSRVTVPGFQVHSVSLAPGGALPSGCAGLYPHDDGMLARYLSMAETGREAEFLRSLLDERRAA, encoded by the coding sequence GTGAGCGCGGGACGCTGGCGCCCTCTGTCCGAGGCGGTGGCCTCCATCCCGGAGGGCTCGTGGCTGGCCACCGGGGGCTTCATGCTCGGGCGCGCGCCCATGGCGCTGGTGCTCGAGCTGATTGCCCAGGGGAAGCGAGGCCTGCAGCTCATCTCGCTGCCCAACCCGCTGCCCGCCGAGTTCCTGGTGGCCGGTGGGTGTCTGGCCCGGGTGGAGCTGCCCTTCGGCGCGCTGCACCTGGAGGGCCGCGTGCGTCCCATGCCGTGCCTCAAGCGCGCCATCGAGCAGGGCACCCTGGCGTGGCGCGAGCATGACGGGTACCGAATCGTGCAGCGGCTGAGGGCCGCGTCCATGGGCGTGCCGTTCCTCCCCGCGCCGGACGCGGACGTGTCCGAGCTGGCCGAGGCCGAGCCCCTGCGCACCGTGGTGGATCCGTTCTCTGGCCAGACCGTGCCCGTGGAGCCCGCCTTCTACCCGGACGTGGCGCTGGTGCATGCGCGCGCGGCCGATGAGCGCGGCAACCTCTTCATCGAGGATCCGACGACGGATCTGCTCGTGGCGGGCGCGGCGCGCCGGGTGGTCGCCACCGCCGAGGAGCGCGTGCCCCGCCTCTCTCGCGTCACCGTGCCCGGGTTCCAGGTGCACAGCGTCTCGCTGGCTCCGGGCGGCGCGCTCCCCTCGGGCTGCGCGGGGCTGTACCCGCACGATGACGGGATGCTCGCGCGCTACCTCTCGATGGCCGAGACGGGCCGCGAGGCGGAGTTCCTGCGCTCGCTGCTGGATGAACGGAGGGCGGCATGA
- a CDS encoding SDR family NAD(P)-dependent oxidoreductase, with product MTTTKVAAVFGVGPGLGAAVARRFAREGYAVALLARGESSLREVHAEISQSGGSAGVFPADAGDAGSVSAAFSRVRAELGPPEVLVYNAGAFHMGGILELDPAAFESAWRVNCLGGFLCAREVLPSMLERGRGTLLFTGATASLRGGARFAGLAVGKFGLRALAQSLAREFGPRGIHAAHVIIDGQIDTARVRSMAPGRDASTLLDPDAIAETYWQLHQQHPTAWTQELDLRPAPEKF from the coding sequence ATGACGACGACCAAGGTGGCTGCAGTGTTCGGAGTAGGGCCGGGACTGGGCGCTGCGGTGGCCCGGCGCTTCGCTCGGGAAGGCTACGCGGTGGCGCTGCTTGCACGCGGAGAGTCCTCCCTGCGCGAAGTCCACGCGGAGATTTCCCAGAGCGGCGGGAGCGCGGGCGTGTTCCCCGCGGATGCGGGTGACGCGGGCTCCGTCTCCGCCGCGTTCTCCCGGGTGCGCGCGGAGCTGGGCCCTCCGGAGGTGCTCGTCTACAACGCGGGCGCCTTCCACATGGGCGGCATCCTGGAGCTCGACCCCGCCGCCTTCGAGTCCGCGTGGCGGGTGAACTGCCTCGGAGGCTTCCTCTGCGCCCGCGAGGTGCTCCCCTCCATGCTCGAGCGCGGACGCGGCACCCTGCTCTTCACCGGCGCCACGGCCTCGCTGCGCGGAGGCGCCCGCTTCGCGGGGCTCGCCGTGGGCAAGTTCGGGCTGCGCGCCCTGGCCCAATCCCTCGCGCGCGAGTTCGGGCCTCGCGGCATCCACGCGGCCCACGTCATCATCGATGGGCAGATCGACACCGCTCGGGTGCGCAGCATGGCGCCGGGCCGGGATGCCTCCACCCTGCTCGACCCGGACGCCATCGCGGAGACGTACTGGCAGCTCCACCAGCAGCACCCCACCGCGTGGACCCAAGAGCTGGATTTGCGCCCCGCGCCCGAGAAGTTCTAG
- a CDS encoding alcohol dehydrogenase catalytic domain-containing protein, with the protein MKAVVLREFGASHNLLLESVPVPKPGRGEVLVQVHACGVCYHDVINRRGNLPRTHVPAILGHEAAGEVVEVGPDTPGWKVGDRVATLQRLSCGECALCKSGRNSLCKKDNRFFGEELPGGYAQYLVAPVAGLGRVPAGISWAEAATVCCTTGTAVHTVRTRGRVRAGETVLITGASGGVGLSSVQLARADGARVIAVTSGEAKAEALHAAGAHEVIVSRGLDFSSEVRKRTGGEGVNVAIEIVGSVTFDQTLKSLAPGGRLVVVGNLETGTVNLNPGLVIVKELEILGAYATTREELDEALQLTASGTVRQFVSESVPLAEAGRAHFRLENREIAGRLVLIPPALQ; encoded by the coding sequence ATGAAGGCCGTCGTTCTTCGTGAGTTTGGCGCATCCCACAACCTGCTGCTTGAGAGCGTCCCCGTGCCCAAGCCAGGCCGGGGCGAGGTGCTCGTCCAGGTCCACGCCTGCGGCGTCTGCTACCACGACGTCATCAACCGCCGGGGCAACCTGCCGCGCACCCACGTCCCCGCCATCCTCGGCCACGAGGCCGCAGGTGAAGTCGTCGAAGTCGGCCCCGACACGCCTGGCTGGAAGGTGGGCGACCGGGTGGCCACGCTCCAGCGGCTCTCGTGCGGCGAGTGCGCCCTCTGCAAGAGCGGCCGCAACAGCCTGTGCAAGAAGGACAACCGCTTCTTCGGCGAGGAGCTGCCCGGCGGCTATGCGCAGTACCTCGTGGCGCCGGTGGCCGGGCTGGGCCGGGTGCCCGCGGGCATCTCCTGGGCCGAGGCCGCCACGGTCTGCTGCACCACCGGCACCGCCGTGCACACGGTGCGGACGCGCGGGCGCGTGCGCGCGGGCGAGACGGTGCTCATCACCGGCGCCAGCGGCGGCGTGGGGCTGTCCTCCGTCCAGCTGGCCCGCGCGGACGGAGCGCGCGTCATCGCTGTCACCTCGGGTGAGGCCAAGGCCGAGGCCCTGCACGCGGCCGGCGCCCACGAGGTGATTGTCTCCCGCGGGCTGGACTTCTCCTCCGAGGTGCGCAAGCGCACCGGTGGCGAGGGCGTCAACGTGGCCATCGAGATCGTCGGCAGCGTCACCTTCGACCAGACGCTCAAGTCCCTGGCCCCGGGCGGCCGCCTGGTGGTGGTGGGCAACCTGGAGACGGGCACGGTGAACCTCAACCCGGGCCTCGTCATCGTCAAGGAGCTGGAGATCCTCGGCGCCTACGCCACCACCCGCGAGGAGCTGGATGAGGCCCTGCAGCTCACGGCCTCGGGCACGGTGCGTCAATTCGTGTCGGAGTCTGTACCCCTGGCGGAGGCTGGGCGGGCACACTTCCGGCTGGAGAACCGGGAGATCGCCGGACGCCTCGTGTTGATTCCTCCCGCGCTACAATGA
- a CDS encoding TetR/AcrR family transcriptional regulator produces the protein MTPGGRRPDDGDRYKAILETAARLICERGYEGTSMQEIAAACRLTKAGLYHYIQNKEQLLFAIMSYGMDLFEGQVLAKVRDIADPVERLRSCMRRNIELVTHGAAKEVIIILHEHATLTGEAREYIDQRKKQYVRFIESAFSEAVKQGQMRPLDPTIVAFSFLGMVLWVYKWFKPDGRLTAEQIINGMVDLFFAGLAAPGAAGSSSATVLSLVPGVPTAAGSEKP, from the coding sequence GTGACACCTGGTGGGCGAAGGCCGGACGACGGCGATCGGTACAAGGCCATTCTGGAGACGGCGGCTCGGCTCATCTGCGAGCGCGGCTACGAGGGCACCTCCATGCAGGAGATTGCCGCCGCGTGCCGGCTGACGAAGGCGGGGCTCTACCACTACATCCAGAACAAGGAGCAGCTGCTCTTCGCCATCATGAGCTACGGCATGGACCTCTTCGAGGGCCAGGTGCTCGCGAAGGTGAGGGACATCGCCGACCCGGTGGAGCGGCTGCGCTCGTGCATGCGGCGCAACATCGAGCTGGTGACGCACGGGGCGGCCAAGGAGGTCATCATCATCCTCCACGAGCACGCCACGCTGACCGGCGAGGCCCGCGAGTACATCGACCAGCGCAAGAAGCAGTACGTGCGCTTCATCGAGAGCGCGTTCTCCGAGGCGGTGAAGCAGGGACAGATGCGCCCGCTGGACCCCACCATCGTGGCGTTCTCGTTCCTGGGCATGGTGCTGTGGGTCTACAAGTGGTTCAAGCCGGACGGGCGGCTGACGGCGGAGCAGATCATCAACGGCATGGTGGATCTGTTCTTCGCGGGCCTGGCGGCTCCGGGCGCCGCGGGCTCCAGCTCCGCGACGGTGCTCTCGCTGGTGCCGGGGGTGCCCACCGCCGCGGGCAGTGAGAAGCCGTGA
- a CDS encoding CoA-transferase subunit beta, translating to MSVRAEATPAEAVVALLAREIEDGAVVATGVASPLAILAIAVARATHAPSLTYLACVGSLDPELPELFPSAEDLGYLNGRSAEITIPDLFDHARRGRVDTVFFGAAEVDPHGRTNMTASGGLEKPRSKFPGVAGAASLRQWVRRPVLVVPRQSRRNLVPSVQVVTTQDPRRSVRLISDLGVFELGAKGARLLARHPWVELDTLLERTGFDLSLESPLPTTPLPDASTLAAIRATDPRNLRDQLVGA from the coding sequence ATGAGCGTTCGTGCCGAGGCCACTCCCGCGGAGGCGGTCGTCGCGCTGCTCGCGCGGGAGATTGAGGATGGGGCCGTGGTGGCCACGGGTGTGGCCTCGCCGCTGGCCATCCTCGCCATCGCCGTGGCGCGCGCCACGCATGCGCCGAGCCTGACGTACCTGGCCTGCGTGGGCTCGCTGGATCCCGAGCTGCCCGAGCTGTTCCCCTCCGCCGAGGACCTGGGCTACCTCAATGGCCGCTCGGCGGAGATCACCATCCCGGACCTGTTCGACCACGCCCGGCGCGGCCGCGTGGACACCGTCTTCTTCGGCGCCGCCGAGGTGGACCCGCACGGGCGGACGAACATGACCGCCTCGGGTGGCCTGGAGAAGCCCCGCAGCAAGTTCCCCGGAGTGGCAGGCGCGGCCTCGCTGCGGCAGTGGGTGCGCCGGCCGGTGCTGGTGGTGCCTCGCCAGTCCCGCCGCAACCTCGTGCCCTCCGTGCAGGTGGTCACCACCCAGGATCCGCGCCGCTCGGTGCGGCTCATCTCGGACCTGGGCGTCTTCGAGCTCGGTGCCAAGGGCGCGCGGCTGCTGGCCCGCCACCCGTGGGTGGAGCTCGACACGCTGCTGGAGCGCACCGGCTTCGACTTGTCCCTGGAGTCGCCGCTTCCCACCACACCGCTCCCGGACGCCTCCACGCTGGCGGCGATCCGGGCCACGGACCCTCGCAACCTCCGCGATCAGCTCGTGGGGGCCTGA
- a CDS encoding CHAT domain-containing protein, with protein MDERAFIARVEAAEPELFAALLARPSRDEERALRAYFGDARFERLHTLAIRRTGSARGARGPRGNVVVMPGIMGSELAEYAGSGANRIWVNPLCLVAGQVRHLRLDDEGRPEFDVRASGILKLFYGELILSLSENWNVQTFWFDWRRDLRDSAAALEEQMRAWFPEDAPVHFVCHSMGGLVARTFIHSYPQRWRSMWDRDAHRPGALGGRLVMLGTPNHGSFAALQVITGLEPLVRWLARLDLKDSLSELLATLNTFVGTFQMLPSPRVLKELEPLFHADSYGDLRIPQSRLDEARAHIERLANVVDPERMIYVAGYNRPTYHGLTRVDQLRSASAYTVTRAGDGRVPHVLGLLEGVPTWYVECAHAALTRDGRVFSALEDLLATGTTSQLSQTSPVPMRGMKKDDPSARRELEAQQAEQDLEMENLVQQFQARTTRGSAPPYLTRDEVRMQDLLAGAMLGAAEAILPEPRPVGPAPRKVKVELRIAREFLQSFDGGGTVDAISVGHYLGVVPQRAERALDEAISRALLERQGRKGEELQEPDLLLTQYSERGVLRGDLGQPFFVDDPRSPGRLIVLAGMGVPGRFGMPELTVTVRELFWSLSRMGKKHLSTVLIGTGEGNLSVEDAARAWVRGMQQVASGLQTEMLQRITFVEVDAAKARALQQALANEAARLRSDPRLELDFEPLSPAELRRTLKFPKERIAGPRAERNPIPTRVTLALEHKRYRFGAITEGAAIPEREVPIDPLLVMQANDELAAEWKPTKQLYHGQFLERLLVPAELRAEFYRHRESPVVLMLDASTARVHWEALAQSDAEIPAQELSDNVEASLELFLGTSRGLTRQLRTTFAPPPEPPPPPRKVLRVLVVADPAEDNHLPGAEQEGLEVADLFEAFNRVYAQGPNRVEVVKLFGPHDATRTNVLRHLLMKTEPYDVLHYAGHCIYDEADKAASGWLFSRGERLTANELRRLDRIPPFVFSNACESGKTPDRSELRSVELAPNFAESFFARGVSNFVCTAWPVDDFAARQFALTLYGGLLGLRRQEDHYVKGPMLPMHAAMMAARRAIATTSSGTRTWGAYQHYGSPFLRLFEPSAFREPSPTPPARAKKSTPARRKHPARR; from the coding sequence ATGGACGAGAGAGCCTTCATCGCGCGCGTCGAGGCCGCGGAGCCGGAGCTGTTCGCTGCCCTCCTGGCGCGCCCGAGCCGGGACGAGGAACGCGCGCTCCGGGCCTACTTCGGAGATGCCCGCTTCGAGCGGCTCCACACCCTGGCGATCCGCCGCACGGGCTCGGCGCGGGGCGCGCGAGGGCCTCGGGGCAACGTGGTGGTGATGCCCGGCATCATGGGCAGCGAGCTGGCCGAGTATGCGGGCAGCGGCGCGAACCGCATCTGGGTCAACCCGCTGTGCCTGGTGGCCGGACAGGTGCGGCACCTGCGCCTGGATGACGAGGGCCGCCCCGAGTTCGATGTCCGGGCCTCGGGCATCCTCAAGCTCTTCTATGGAGAGCTCATCCTGTCGCTCTCGGAGAACTGGAACGTGCAGACGTTCTGGTTCGACTGGCGCCGGGACTTGAGGGACTCGGCGGCCGCGCTCGAGGAGCAGATGCGGGCGTGGTTCCCCGAGGACGCGCCGGTGCACTTCGTCTGCCACTCCATGGGCGGGCTGGTGGCACGCACGTTCATCCACTCCTATCCGCAGCGCTGGCGCTCCATGTGGGACCGCGATGCGCACCGCCCGGGAGCTCTGGGCGGCCGGCTCGTCATGCTGGGCACGCCGAACCACGGCTCGTTCGCGGCGCTCCAGGTCATCACGGGCTTGGAGCCGCTGGTGCGCTGGCTGGCGCGGCTGGACTTGAAGGACTCGCTCTCGGAGCTGCTCGCCACCCTCAACACCTTCGTGGGCACCTTCCAGATGCTGCCCTCGCCTCGGGTGCTCAAGGAGCTGGAGCCGCTCTTCCACGCCGATAGCTACGGGGACCTGCGCATCCCCCAGTCGCGCCTGGACGAGGCCCGGGCCCACATCGAGCGCCTGGCGAACGTGGTGGACCCGGAGCGGATGATCTACGTGGCTGGTTACAACAGGCCCACGTACCACGGGCTCACGCGCGTGGATCAGCTGCGCTCCGCCAGCGCGTACACGGTGACTCGGGCAGGGGATGGGCGAGTGCCGCACGTGCTCGGGCTGCTGGAGGGAGTGCCCACCTGGTACGTGGAGTGTGCCCACGCGGCACTCACCCGGGATGGGCGGGTATTCAGCGCGCTGGAGGATCTGCTCGCCACCGGCACCACTTCGCAGCTCTCACAGACCAGTCCCGTGCCGATGCGCGGCATGAAGAAGGACGACCCGAGCGCGCGCCGCGAGCTGGAGGCGCAGCAGGCGGAGCAGGACCTGGAGATGGAGAACCTGGTGCAGCAGTTCCAGGCCCGGACCACGCGAGGCTCCGCTCCGCCCTACCTGACGCGGGACGAGGTCCGGATGCAGGACCTGCTCGCGGGCGCGATGCTCGGCGCCGCGGAGGCCATCCTCCCCGAGCCCCGGCCCGTGGGCCCGGCGCCGCGCAAGGTGAAGGTGGAGCTGCGCATCGCCCGGGAGTTCCTCCAGTCCTTCGACGGTGGGGGTACGGTGGATGCCATCTCCGTGGGCCACTACCTGGGCGTCGTTCCCCAGCGGGCGGAGCGGGCGCTGGATGAGGCGATCAGCCGCGCGCTGCTGGAGCGCCAGGGCCGCAAGGGCGAGGAGCTCCAGGAGCCGGACCTGTTGCTCACGCAATACTCGGAGCGCGGCGTGCTCCGGGGCGACCTGGGCCAGCCCTTCTTCGTGGATGACCCGCGCTCGCCTGGCCGGCTCATCGTGCTGGCGGGCATGGGCGTACCGGGCCGCTTCGGCATGCCCGAGCTGACCGTCACCGTGCGCGAGCTGTTCTGGTCGCTCAGCCGCATGGGCAAGAAGCACCTGTCCACGGTGCTGATTGGCACGGGCGAGGGCAACCTCTCGGTGGAGGACGCGGCTCGAGCGTGGGTGCGCGGCATGCAGCAGGTGGCCTCCGGCCTGCAGACCGAGATGCTCCAGCGCATCACCTTCGTGGAGGTGGACGCGGCCAAGGCGCGGGCGCTCCAGCAGGCGCTGGCGAACGAGGCGGCCCGGCTGCGCTCGGATCCGCGTCTGGAGCTCGACTTCGAGCCCCTGTCACCCGCGGAGCTGCGCCGCACCCTGAAGTTCCCGAAGGAGCGCATCGCTGGCCCGCGCGCCGAGCGCAACCCCATCCCCACGCGCGTGACGCTGGCGCTGGAGCACAAGCGCTACCGCTTCGGCGCCATCACCGAGGGCGCGGCCATCCCCGAGCGGGAGGTGCCCATCGATCCGCTGCTGGTGATGCAGGCCAACGACGAGCTGGCCGCGGAGTGGAAGCCAACCAAGCAGCTCTACCATGGGCAGTTCCTGGAGCGGCTGCTCGTGCCCGCGGAGCTGCGCGCGGAGTTCTACCGGCACCGGGAGAGCCCGGTGGTGCTGATGCTGGACGCCTCCACGGCGCGCGTGCACTGGGAGGCGCTCGCCCAGTCAGACGCGGAGATTCCCGCGCAGGAGCTCTCGGACAATGTGGAGGCCTCGCTCGAGCTCTTCCTGGGGACGAGCCGTGGGCTGACGCGCCAGCTTCGGACCACGTTCGCACCGCCACCCGAACCCCCGCCGCCGCCGCGCAAGGTGCTACGGGTGCTGGTGGTGGCAGACCCCGCCGAGGACAACCACCTGCCGGGCGCCGAGCAGGAGGGGCTGGAGGTGGCTGACCTCTTCGAGGCCTTCAACCGCGTCTACGCGCAGGGGCCCAACCGGGTGGAGGTGGTGAAGCTGTTCGGGCCGCATGACGCGACACGGACCAACGTGCTGCGCCACCTTCTGATGAAGACGGAGCCCTACGACGTGCTCCACTACGCGGGCCACTGCATCTACGACGAGGCGGACAAGGCCGCTTCGGGCTGGCTCTTCAGCCGGGGCGAGCGCCTCACGGCCAACGAGCTGCGGCGCCTGGATCGGATTCCACCCTTCGTCTTCTCCAACGCGTGCGAGTCCGGAAAGACGCCAGACCGCTCGGAGCTGCGCTCGGTGGAGCTGGCACCCAACTTCGCCGAGTCCTTCTTCGCTCGCGGGGTGTCGAACTTCGTGTGCACGGCCTGGCCGGTGGATGACTTCGCGGCACGCCAGTTCGCGCTCACGCTCTACGGGGGGCTGCTGGGCCTGCGGCGCCAGGAGGACCACTACGTGAAGGGCCCGATGCTGCCCATGCACGCAGCCATGATGGCGGCACGGCGGGCCATCGCGACCACCTCCTCCGGGACACGGACGTGGGGCGCATACCAGCACTACGGAAGCCCCTTCCTCCGCCTCTTCGAGCCCTCCGCCTTCCGGGAGCCCTCACCCACCCCACCCGCTCGCGCGAAGAAGTCCACCCCAGCCCGGCGGAAGCACCCAGCACGGCGGTGA